The region GCGACCTCTATCAGCGGCGTATGAGAACGTCACCGGTAAAGCATATCATCGACCAGCGGCTTTTCCATGCGCGCGCAATGCTCTGCACGAAGAGAGGCAGTGTGGAGTCAATTGCAGAGGAATGCGGATTCGACGACGTTGCATATTTCTCACGCATCTTCAAGCGGCATACGAATATCACCCCATCGGCGTTCAGAAAACGGGCGTTATCGCGTTAAGCATCATTCCGCGTTCTTCCTGACGCCGAACACAAAGAGCGCAAGCCCCATATAGAACAATGGATAGAACGCCGCGAATGCAAGGAGCAGCGCCGGATGATTGAGCGCGAACACGGTGCCGAGACCGAGCAGCATGAACACCGATAGAATATTGAGGAACACGCTCGCGAACACGAGAAAGAACGCCGTCTGCGGATCGCTCGAAAGCGCCTTGAATTTCAGAAAGAACATCGCCCCGATGACGATCATGCTGTACGCCACCGCGGCTGCGACCGACACGCGGAGCATCGGCGGTATGAACACGGCATTGACGACGAACGCCGCAACGGCGGCGGCCCCGAGCGCAATGCTATAAGGTATCAGTCTTTTTATTATCGCGTCGCCCATTGCTCCCCCTGATAAGCCGCATCGTTTCTTTATAGACAAGATAGCCGCCCACGACGATTCCGATACATGAACCGATGACAGTGAAAAGCGGCAGCGTCTTCATCCATCGGTCAAGGAATACGCCCCCGACCGTGAACAATGCGACCGCAACGGCGAGTTCCAGCCCGAGATTGAAATAACGCACGCTACTTTCTCGCAGGCCTGAACGGCTCTTTCTTCAGGTCTTCCCTGATGAAAGAACGATTGCAGTTGACCGTGCCGCCCAGAACGCCTATCGGCGTGCCGTTCACGACGATGCGTATCTCATGCACGGAGGGAAAATTCGCGAACACGGTAGAGAGCACGCTTTCCACGGCTGACACCTCGCGGCCTTCCTCGAGCTTGAGAAAGAACCCCTCGCTGAGATCGATGATGAGCGAATGATCCGTGTAGAAAATATTGCGCACATCCGTCTCATAGGGGATAAGCCGCATGAGCGACGGGCTCACGGGACCGTTACGCATCGCCTCAATGACCGCCTGTATGCGGCCGGCATCCGTGGACGCATTCAGCACTTCCTGCCGTTCGCTTTTCACGCGCCGGGCGCGCTCGTCATAGAAATATATCGTCCGTACGGAATACGGCGTGAACACGGAACGCATGAGCATCCACAGGAAGAATAGCGCCACGCCGGCTACGAACACGACGAAAAGTATCGCGCGGTTGCGTTTCCGTGCATCGCGGTCGATGCCGACGAACAATGATCGTATAGTGTCGAGCGGACCCATGGGATCCCCCTATTTCTTCTTCCGCGGCGGCTTCTTTTCTTCCGTACCGCCCGCCTCGTTCTCAGCCGGTGCCGGCTTGCCGGACGAGGATACCGAGGTAAGCTTTTCCTCTTCCTTGCGTATCGTCATGCCGAGCAGTTTTTCCATGTCCTCGAGATCGAGCACCTCGCGTTCAAGAAGCGCCTTGGCG is a window of Spirochaetota bacterium DNA encoding:
- a CDS encoding AtpZ/AtpI family protein, encoding MRYFNLGLELAVAVALFTVGGVFLDRWMKTLPLFTVIGSCIGIVVGGYLVYKETMRLIRGSNGRRDNKKTDTL
- a CDS encoding GerMN domain-containing protein codes for the protein MGPLDTIRSLFVGIDRDARKRNRAILFVVFVAGVALFFLWMLMRSVFTPYSVRTIYFYDERARRVKSERQEVLNASTDAGRIQAVIEAMRNGPVSPSLMRLIPYETDVRNIFYTDHSLIIDLSEGFFLKLEEGREVSAVESVLSTVFANFPSVHEIRIVVNGTPIGVLGGTVNCNRSFIREDLKKEPFRPARK